GGCTGGGCGGCGTGCACGTGCTGCCGGAGGCGCGAGTCGAGCCCGACTACGACGACGTCTACCGCATGGGAGAGTACCTGGATCCGGGAGCGGAGGACTTCTTGGGCGCCGGCGAGGGACTCGGGCGGCACGTGGCCATCTACTACGGTTCGTTCGTCGCCATCGCGGACGGCGACCCCGACTTCGACTGGGAGGACGAGGCGTGGGAGACCCTCACCCACGAGTTGCGCCACCACGTCGAGTCCCTCGCCGGCGAGGACTGGCTCGTGCAGGACGACGTCGAGCGCGCCCGCGACTTCCCTAGGCGCCGCTGACCCCACCCGTCGTCGCGCCCGCCAGGGTGGCGTCGGCCAGCACCCACCAGCCCGGGTGGCGCGCCGCCAGGAGCTCCGCCGTGCGCGCCGCGTGCTCGGCACCCGTGGCCACGCCGAAGCAGGTCGGCCCGC
This window of the Trueperaceae bacterium genome carries:
- a CDS encoding metallopeptidase family protein, which codes for MSFEEFREMVAEMLDEIPQEFLRGLGGVHVLPEARVEPDYDDVYRMGEYLDPGAEDFLGAGEGLGRHVAIYYGSFVAIADGDPDFDWEDEAWETLTHELRHHVESLAGEDWLVQDDVERARDFPRRR